The genomic stretch GACCGCGACAATCTCGTCGGGATCCGGACGGCGGTCCGTCGGACGGCAGTCTTTCGCGAAGAAGATGTGCAACGTCCCTTCGAGGTAGGCGGTCAGGTTGTTCCCCGCGTACATTTCGAGGAAGCGTTTCGCCTCGAAGCCCGTCTCCTCGAGGAGTTCGCGCCGGGCGCACGCCTCCGGGCTCTCGCCGTCTTTCGCGCTGCCGCCAGGCAGCGAGAACGCGATCCGCCCGAGGCCGTGACGGTACTCGCGCGTGAGGATGATCTGGTGATTCGCGACGGGCAACACGGCGGCGGAGGTGCCGAA from Thermoplasmata archaeon encodes the following:
- a CDS encoding NUDIX hydrolase; its protein translation is MGAAPRVVGTKRLRDAWPPISEDEVELPSGNRKRWVRLHFGTSAAVLPVANHQIILTREYRHGLGRIAFSLPGGSAKDGESPEACARRELLEETGFEAKRFLEMYAGNNLTAYLEGTLHIFFAKDCRPTDRRPDPDEIVAVERMSVTQALARARSGEFESTVVTLAILMADARGWLVG